The Actinomadura sp. WMMB 499 genome includes a window with the following:
- a CDS encoding PspA/IM30 family protein: MSVMKRMSMIFKAKANKALDRAEDPRETLDYSYQRQLEMLQKVRRGVADVATSRKRLELQINQLEQQQEKLTDQGRKALQVGREDLARTALERRAGIESQLNDLRAQYQQLQGEEEKLTLASQRLQAKVDSFRTRKETIKATYTAAEAQTKINEAFSGISEEMGDVGLAIQRAEEKTETMKARAGAIDELLESGALEDFSGPKDDIQAELDRLGAGSGVDLELERMKAELGQGPAPKELNEGSPNAQEQPQVDTSKQAWPQQPGGAQ, encoded by the coding sequence ATGAGCGTGATGAAGCGAATGTCGATGATCTTCAAGGCCAAGGCGAACAAGGCCCTGGACCGAGCCGAGGATCCTCGCGAGACGCTCGACTACTCCTACCAGCGTCAGCTGGAGATGCTGCAGAAGGTCCGTCGGGGAGTCGCCGACGTCGCCACCTCCCGCAAGCGTCTCGAGCTGCAGATCAACCAGCTCGAACAGCAGCAGGAGAAGCTGACCGACCAGGGCCGCAAGGCGCTGCAGGTCGGCCGCGAGGACCTGGCCCGCACGGCGCTGGAGCGCCGCGCCGGGATCGAGAGCCAGCTGAACGACCTGCGGGCGCAGTACCAGCAGCTGCAGGGCGAGGAGGAGAAGCTCACGCTCGCCTCCCAGCGGCTGCAGGCCAAGGTCGACTCCTTCCGCACGCGGAAGGAGACCATCAAGGCCACCTACACCGCGGCCGAGGCCCAGACGAAGATCAACGAGGCGTTCTCCGGCATCTCCGAGGAGATGGGCGATGTCGGGCTGGCGATCCAGCGCGCCGAGGAGAAGACCGAGACGATGAAGGCGCGGGCCGGCGCGATCGACGAGCTGCTGGAATCCGGCGCCCTCGAGGACTTCTCCGGCCCGAAGGACGACATCCAGGCCGAGCTGGACCGGCTGGGCGCGGGTAGCGGTGTCGACCTGGAGCTGGAGCGGATGAAGGCCGAACTCGGCCAGGGCCCCGCTCCCAAGGAGCTGAACGAGGGCTCCCCGAACGCGCAGGAGCAGCCGCAGGTGGACACCTCCAAGCAGGCGTGGCCGCAGCAGCCCGGGGGTGCCCAGTGA
- the htpX gene encoding zinc metalloprotease HtpX gives MAKTRYAPDRGLTSRMLVTMFLLGLVYVVFVSAFFVLAPSWGVFALAVAVVFLLAQYFFSDRMTLFAMRGKVVSPEEAPELHGVIDRICALSDAPKPKVAIADTDVPNAFATGRNQKKAVVCVTTGLLRRLDPVELEGVLAHEMAHVAHKDVAVMTIASFLGVCAGLITRFGLQIGLFGGFNRRGNDQNTGLILLAVVGASALAYAVSFLLTRALSRYRELSADRAAALLTGRPSALASALTKVTGDIARIPTNDLRSAQPFNAFFFTPALGRGFSVSSLFSTHPTLDKRLAQLGKISDQLSRGA, from the coding sequence ATGGCCAAGACTCGTTACGCGCCCGACCGGGGACTGACGTCGCGCATGCTCGTGACGATGTTCCTGCTGGGGCTGGTCTATGTCGTCTTCGTTTCGGCGTTCTTCGTGCTGGCGCCGAGCTGGGGCGTGTTCGCGCTGGCCGTGGCGGTCGTGTTCCTGCTCGCGCAGTACTTCTTCTCCGACCGGATGACCCTGTTCGCCATGCGCGGCAAGGTCGTCTCACCGGAGGAGGCGCCCGAGCTGCACGGGGTGATCGACCGGATCTGCGCCCTGTCGGACGCACCGAAGCCCAAGGTCGCGATCGCCGACACCGACGTGCCCAACGCCTTCGCGACCGGCCGGAACCAGAAGAAGGCCGTCGTGTGCGTGACCACCGGGCTGCTGCGCAGGCTCGACCCGGTCGAGCTGGAGGGCGTCCTCGCGCACGAGATGGCGCACGTCGCGCACAAGGACGTCGCGGTCATGACGATCGCGTCGTTCCTCGGCGTGTGCGCCGGCCTCATCACCCGGTTCGGGCTGCAGATCGGCCTGTTCGGCGGCTTCAACCGGCGCGGCAACGACCAGAACACCGGGCTGATCCTGCTCGCCGTGGTCGGCGCGAGCGCGCTGGCCTACGCCGTCAGCTTCCTGCTGACCAGGGCGCTGTCGCGGTACCGGGAACTGTCGGCCGACCGGGCCGCCGCGCTGCTGACCGGGCGCCCGTCGGCGCTCGCGTCCGCGCTCACCAAGGTGACCGGCGACATCGCCCGCATCCCGACGAACGATCTGCGGTCGGCCCAGCCGTTCAACGCGTTCTTCTTCACCCCGGCGCTCGGGCGCGGGTTCAGCGTGTCGTCGCTGTTCTCCACGCACCCGACGCTGGACAAGCGGCTCGCGCAGCTCGGCAAGATCTCCGACCAGCTCAGCAGGGGAGCCTGA
- a CDS encoding maleylpyruvate isomerase family mycothiol-dependent enzyme codes for MTETAASAFDHARYCDALELEIAAFADAAGRIDPDEPVPTCPGWSAAELVRHLGGVQRWAAGTVRTLTTRRLSLRELGVTFPVARVDHVPWLLEGGELLLRVLRAADPDAGVWAWGADQHVRFWSRRLLHETVVHRCDLDIAAGGAPEAAPEVAADGIAEYFANLESAAAFSPRIVNLRGNGETLDFVAGDIGARWRFRLLPDGFEISGGAGEAGAAGDAGDADATVRGDASDVFLFLWGRRKPGDPRLEFSGAEDVLVRWAENSAIG; via the coding sequence ATGACGGAGACGGCGGCATCGGCCTTCGACCATGCCCGGTACTGCGACGCCCTCGAGCTCGAGATCGCGGCGTTCGCGGACGCGGCCGGGCGGATCGATCCGGACGAGCCGGTCCCGACCTGCCCGGGCTGGTCGGCCGCCGAGCTGGTCCGGCACCTCGGCGGCGTGCAGCGCTGGGCCGCCGGAACGGTCCGTACCCTGACCACGCGCCGCCTCAGCCTGCGCGAGCTGGGCGTGACCTTCCCGGTCGCGCGGGTCGACCACGTTCCGTGGCTGCTGGAGGGCGGGGAACTGCTGCTGCGGGTGCTGCGCGCCGCCGATCCGGACGCCGGAGTCTGGGCGTGGGGCGCGGACCAGCACGTCCGGTTCTGGTCGCGGCGGCTGCTGCACGAGACCGTCGTGCACCGCTGCGACCTGGACATCGCGGCCGGAGGGGCGCCCGAGGCCGCCCCGGAGGTCGCCGCCGACGGCATCGCCGAGTACTTCGCCAACCTGGAGTCCGCGGCGGCGTTCTCGCCCCGGATCGTGAACTTGCGGGGAAACGGGGAGACGCTCGACTTCGTCGCCGGTGACATCGGCGCCCGGTGGCGGTTCCGCCTGCTGCCGGACGGCTTCGAGATCTCGGGCGGCGCCGGAGAGGCGGGGGCCGCCGGAGACGCGGGAGACGCCGACGCGACGGTGCGCGGCGACGCCTCCGACGTGTTCCTGTTCCTTTGGGGGCGGCGCAAGCCCGGCGATCCCCGGCTCGAGTTCTCCGGAGCCGAGGACGTGCTCGTCCGCTGGGCGGAGAACTCCGCGATCGGCTGA
- the nadA gene encoding quinolinate synthase NadA has translation MSTPVRDLPLLLLGSGADPASERGVDCPGELPPASDPALVERAAAAKAALGDRVFVLGHHYQRDEVIRFADVTGDSFKLAREAAARPQAPYVVFCGVHFMAESADILTAGHQRVVLPDLAAGCSMADMATFDQVEDCWDVLEDAGVADDVVPVTYMNSSADIKAFVGRHGGVVCTSSNAKRALDWAYAKGKKVLFLPDQHLGRNTAVLDMGFSLDDCVVYSPHRREGGLTQQQLRDAKMILWRGHCSVHGRFTKESVDDVRARVPGVNVLVHPECRHEVVTSADLIGSTEYIIKTIDAAAPGTSWAVGTELNLVRRLANAHPDKNVMFLDKAVCYCSTMNRIDLPHLVRSLESLARDEVENVIEVDAETAHYARLALDQMLALP, from the coding sequence GTGAGCACACCGGTGCGCGACCTGCCCCTGCTGCTGCTCGGCAGCGGCGCCGACCCGGCCAGCGAGCGCGGCGTGGACTGTCCCGGCGAACTGCCGCCGGCCTCCGACCCGGCCCTCGTGGAGCGGGCCGCCGCCGCGAAGGCCGCACTGGGCGACCGCGTGTTCGTGCTCGGCCACCACTACCAGCGCGACGAGGTCATCCGGTTCGCCGACGTCACCGGCGACTCGTTCAAGCTGGCGCGCGAGGCCGCGGCCCGCCCGCAGGCCCCGTACGTCGTGTTCTGCGGCGTCCACTTCATGGCCGAGTCCGCCGACATCCTGACCGCCGGCCACCAGCGGGTCGTGCTGCCCGACCTGGCCGCCGGGTGCTCGATGGCGGACATGGCCACCTTCGACCAGGTCGAGGACTGCTGGGACGTCCTGGAGGACGCGGGCGTCGCCGACGACGTCGTCCCCGTGACGTACATGAACTCCTCGGCCGACATCAAGGCGTTCGTCGGACGGCACGGCGGCGTCGTGTGCACGTCGTCCAACGCAAAGCGGGCGCTGGACTGGGCTTACGCGAAGGGCAAGAAGGTTCTCTTCCTGCCCGACCAGCACCTCGGCCGCAACACCGCGGTGCTGGATATGGGCTTCTCGCTGGACGACTGCGTCGTCTACAGCCCGCACCGCCGCGAGGGCGGCCTCACGCAGCAGCAGCTGCGGGACGCCAAGATGATCCTCTGGCGCGGGCACTGCTCGGTGCACGGCCGGTTCACCAAGGAGTCCGTGGACGACGTGCGCGCGCGCGTCCCCGGCGTGAACGTGCTGGTGCACCCCGAGTGCCGCCACGAGGTCGTGACGTCCGCCGACCTGATCGGGTCGACCGAGTACATCATCAAGACGATCGACGCGGCCGCCCCCGGGACGTCGTGGGCCGTGGGGACGGAGCTGAACCTCGTCCGCCGGCTGGCGAACGCGCACCCGGACAAGAACGTCATGTTCCTGGACAAGGCGGTCTGCTACTGCTCGACGATGAACCGCATCGACCTGCCGCACCTGGTCCGGTCGCTGGAGTCGCTCGCGCGGGACGAGGTCGAGAACGTCATCGAGGTCGACGCGGAGACCGCGCACTACGCCCGCCTCGCCCTCGACCAGATGCTCGCCCTCCCGTAA
- a CDS encoding iron-sulfur cluster assembly accessory protein, whose translation MTVSGETTQETTQDGVILTDAAAEKARGLLDQEGRDDLALRVAVQPGGCSGLIYQLFFDEREMDGDQIQDFGGLSVRVDRMSAPYLTGATIDFVDSIEKQGFTIDNPNASGSCACGDSFN comes from the coding sequence ATGACGGTTTCAGGCGAGACCACGCAGGAGACCACGCAGGACGGCGTGATCCTCACCGACGCCGCCGCCGAGAAGGCCAGGGGCCTGCTCGACCAGGAGGGTCGTGACGACCTCGCGCTGCGTGTCGCCGTGCAGCCGGGCGGCTGCTCCGGCCTGATCTACCAGCTCTTCTTCGACGAGCGGGAGATGGACGGCGACCAGATCCAGGACTTCGGCGGCCTGTCGGTCCGCGTCGACCGGATGAGCGCGCCCTACCTCACCGGCGCCACCATCGACTTCGTCGACTCCATCGAGAAGCAGGGCTTCACGATCGACAACCCGAACGCCTCGGGTTCCTGCGCCTGCGGCGACTCCTTCAACTGA
- a CDS encoding carbohydrate kinase family protein has translation MRIAVTGSIATDHLMTFPGRFTDQLLPDQLDRVSLSFLVDELEIRRGGVAANICFGMGSLGKRSILVGSVGDDFADYRSWLDRHGVDTASVHVSELHHTARFLCNTDQEQNQIATFYAGAMSEARTIELQPVADRVGGLDLVLISPNDPEAMLRHTDECRDRAIPFAADPSQQLARMDGPEVRRLIDSAAYLFTNEYEKALCEEKTGWTGEEILSRVGVRVTTLGAKGVVIDRQGQEGIHVPCVAVDSIVDPTGVGDAFRAGFLTALAWELPLERAAQVGNAIAAHALEAAGPQEYTLSRAAFLERFAAAYGEQASTEVAPHIATHNP, from the coding sequence GTGCGCATCGCCGTGACCGGTTCCATCGCGACCGACCATCTGATGACCTTCCCAGGAAGATTCACCGACCAGCTCCTGCCCGACCAGCTCGACCGGGTGTCGCTGTCCTTCCTGGTGGACGAGCTCGAGATCCGCCGCGGCGGCGTCGCCGCCAACATCTGCTTCGGCATGGGCAGCCTCGGCAAGCGGTCGATCCTGGTCGGCTCGGTCGGCGACGACTTCGCCGACTACCGCTCCTGGCTCGACCGGCACGGCGTCGACACCGCCTCCGTGCACGTGTCCGAGCTGCACCACACCGCCCGGTTCCTGTGCAACACCGACCAGGAGCAGAACCAGATCGCCACGTTCTACGCGGGCGCGATGAGCGAGGCGCGCACCATCGAGCTGCAGCCGGTCGCCGACCGCGTCGGCGGCCTCGACCTGGTGCTGATCAGCCCGAACGACCCCGAGGCGATGCTGCGGCACACCGACGAGTGCCGCGACCGCGCGATCCCGTTCGCCGCGGACCCGTCCCAGCAGCTCGCCCGGATGGACGGCCCGGAGGTGCGCCGCCTCATCGACTCCGCCGCGTACCTGTTCACCAACGAGTACGAGAAGGCGCTCTGCGAGGAGAAGACCGGCTGGACCGGCGAGGAGATCCTCTCCCGCGTCGGCGTCCGCGTCACCACGCTCGGCGCCAAGGGCGTCGTCATCGACCGGCAGGGGCAGGAGGGGATCCACGTGCCCTGCGTCGCCGTCGACTCCATCGTCGACCCCACCGGCGTGGGCGACGCGTTCCGCGCCGGCTTCCTGACGGCCCTCGCCTGGGAACTGCCGCTGGAGCGCGCCGCGCAGGTCGGCAACGCCATCGCCGCCCACGCCCTCGAGGCCGCCGGCCCGCAGGAGTACACGCTCTCCCGAGCGGCGTTCCTGGAGCGCTTCGCCGCCGCCTACGGCGAGCAGGCGTCCACCGAGGTGGCCCCGCACATCGCCACCCACAACCCGTAA
- a CDS encoding sulfurtransferase TusA family protein, with translation MRFRGRAKSRQPAAAPVPAVPEPSGPVPVLVIDALGRKCPIPIIMLAERIREVPVGEVVAVLADDPAARTDVPAWCRMKSQDFVREETLAQGGWGYHIRRTY, from the coding sequence ATGAGGTTCCGAGGCCGCGCCAAGAGCCGGCAGCCCGCGGCGGCGCCCGTCCCCGCCGTCCCCGAGCCGTCCGGCCCGGTTCCCGTGCTGGTCATCGACGCGCTGGGCCGCAAGTGCCCGATCCCGATCATCATGCTGGCCGAGCGGATCCGCGAGGTGCCGGTCGGGGAGGTCGTCGCCGTCCTGGCCGACGATCCCGCGGCCCGCACCGACGTCCCCGCCTGGTGCCGCATGAAGTCGCAGGACTTCGTCCGCGAGGAGACCCTCGCCCAGGGCGGTTGGGGCTACCACATCCGCCGCACGTACTGA
- a CDS encoding cysteine desulfurase family protein, giving the protein MAGSSGYLDAASTEPPHPAARAALLDALDSAWADPARLYGTARGTRILLDRARARVAGVLGVRPDEVSFTSSGTQAVHLAVLGGLRARRRVGSHLVVSAVEHSSVLHAAELHERDGGEVTLVGVDRTGRVDPAEFAAALRPDTALAVLQSANHEVGTLQPLAEVGEHCRAARVPLCTDAAQSLGRAAVPAGWSLLAGSAHKWGGPPGVGVLAIRKGTRWRSPLPDDEREARRVPGFENVPGAVAAAAALEARQVDMAADAARLSALVDRIRAEVPRTVPDVEVVGDPVRRLPNLVTFSCLYVEGEALLTELDRLGFAVSSGSSCTADTLRPSHVLEAMGVITHGNVRVSLPRDVDAADVERFLSVLPRTVARLRSDLGVTSQ; this is encoded by the coding sequence ATGGCCGGAAGCAGCGGCTACCTCGACGCCGCCTCCACCGAACCGCCGCACCCCGCCGCGCGCGCCGCGCTGCTGGACGCGCTCGACTCCGCCTGGGCCGATCCCGCGCGGCTCTACGGTACGGCGCGCGGGACCCGCATCCTGCTCGATCGCGCCCGCGCGCGTGTCGCGGGCGTCCTCGGCGTCCGTCCGGACGAGGTGTCGTTCACGTCCTCGGGGACGCAGGCGGTGCACCTGGCGGTCCTCGGGGGCCTGCGCGCGCGCCGGCGCGTCGGGTCGCACCTCGTGGTGAGCGCCGTGGAGCACTCCAGCGTCCTGCACGCCGCCGAACTGCACGAGCGGGACGGCGGCGAGGTCACGCTCGTCGGCGTCGACCGGACCGGACGCGTCGATCCCGCCGAGTTCGCGGCCGCGCTGCGCCCGGACACCGCCCTGGCCGTCCTGCAGTCGGCCAACCACGAGGTCGGCACCCTGCAGCCGCTGGCCGAGGTCGGCGAGCACTGCCGGGCCGCGCGCGTCCCGCTGTGCACGGACGCGGCGCAGTCGCTCGGCCGCGCGGCGGTCCCGGCGGGCTGGTCGCTGCTGGCGGGCAGCGCGCACAAGTGGGGCGGGCCGCCCGGCGTCGGCGTGCTCGCGATCCGCAAGGGCACGCGGTGGCGCTCCCCGCTGCCCGACGACGAGCGCGAGGCGCGCCGCGTCCCCGGCTTCGAGAACGTGCCCGGCGCGGTCGCCGCCGCGGCCGCGCTGGAGGCGCGGCAGGTCGACATGGCGGCGGACGCGGCGCGGCTGTCGGCGCTCGTGGACCGGATCCGGGCCGAGGTACCGCGCACCGTGCCCGACGTGGAGGTGGTCGGCGATCCGGTCCGGCGGCTACCGAACCTGGTCACGTTCTCCTGCCTGTACGTGGAGGGCGAGGCTCTGCTGACCGAACTGGACCGGCTGGGTTTCGCGGTTTCGTCGGGCAGTTCGTGCACGGCGGATACGCTGCGTCCCAGTCATGTACTGGAGGCGATGGGCGTGATCACCCATGGGAACGTGCGGGTATCGCTGCCGCGTGACGTCGACGCGGCGGACGTCGAACGCTTCCTGTCGGTGCTTCCCCGCACCGTCGCCCGGCTCCGCAGCGATCTGGGAGTGACCTCGCAGTGA
- the coxB gene encoding cytochrome c oxidase subunit II: MTSAGALGLLALTATACSGEAARLGMPEPISIQGERMLRLWQGSWIAAFAVGAVVWGLIIWAVVFHRKRSDDLPPQVRYNMPIEILYTAVPFVIIAVLFYFTARDQNFVEKTTDDPDVVVDVTAFQWSWQFDYVENGQSVASVVGQPVAPNGPAPAKPVLTIPANETVRVRLHANDVIHSFWVPALIYKKDVMPGYTNEFEFTANKLGTYEGRCAELCGVDHSRMLFQLKVVTPEQYDQFIADAKAKKQAASTQAAGGAN; encoded by the coding sequence ATCACAAGCGCCGGCGCGCTAGGGCTGCTGGCGCTGACCGCCACCGCGTGCAGCGGCGAGGCGGCCCGCCTCGGCATGCCCGAGCCGATCAGCATCCAGGGCGAACGCATGCTGAGGCTCTGGCAGGGCTCCTGGATCGCGGCGTTCGCCGTCGGGGCCGTCGTCTGGGGTCTGATCATCTGGGCGGTGGTGTTCCACCGCAAGCGCTCCGACGACCTGCCGCCGCAGGTCCGCTACAACATGCCGATCGAGATCCTCTACACGGCGGTCCCGTTCGTCATCATCGCGGTCCTGTTCTACTTCACGGCGCGCGATCAGAACTTCGTCGAGAAGACCACCGACGATCCGGACGTCGTCGTCGACGTCACGGCGTTCCAGTGGAGCTGGCAGTTCGACTACGTCGAGAACGGCCAGAGCGTCGCGAGCGTGGTCGGCCAGCCGGTCGCCCCGAACGGGCCCGCTCCGGCCAAGCCCGTCTTGACGATCCCGGCGAACGAGACGGTCCGCGTCCGGCTGCACGCCAACGACGTCATCCACTCGTTCTGGGTCCCGGCACTGATCTACAAGAAGGACGTCATGCCGGGCTACACCAACGAGTTCGAGTTCACGGCGAACAAGCTCGGCACCTATGAGGGCCGCTGCGCCGAACTCTGCGGCGTCGACCACAGCCGGATGCTGTTCCAGTTGAAGGTCGTCACGCCGGAGCAGTACGACCAGTTCATCGCCGACGCCAAGGCCAAGAAGCAGGCCGCGTCGACCCAAGCCGCGGGGGGTGCCAATTGA
- the ctaD gene encoding cytochrome c oxidase subunit I produces the protein MTTISKAPSAPVSASRTSKGRIIASWLSSTDHKTIGYLYLITSFFMFLIGGVMALLMRAELYTPGLQVVSNEQFNQLFTMHGTIMLLMFATPLFAGFANVIMPLQIGAPDVAFPRMNMLAYWLFLFGSLIVLAGFLTPNGAASFGWFAYAPLSNAVRSPGIGGDMWVLGLAMSGFGTIMGGVNFITTILCMRAPGMTMFRMPIFTWNVLLTSILVLLAFPVLAAALLALEADRKFGAHVFDAAHGGALLWQHLFWFFGHPEVYIIALPFFGIVTEILPVFSRKPVFGYVGLVFATISIAGLSVTVWAHHMYVTGQVLLPFFSFMTFLIAVPTGVKFFNWIGTIWRGQLTFESPMLWSLGFLVTFLFGGLTGVILASPPMDFQLSDSYFVVAHFHYVVFGTVVFAMFAGFYFWWPKWTGKMLNDTLGKVHFWLLFIGFHGTFLVQHWLGAAGMPRRYADYAAEFEGLNVVSTIFSFILGASMIPFFYNVYNTWKKGKRVEVDDPWGYGASLEWATTCPPPRHNFNSIPKIRSERPAFDLHHPHVGAKGELAGTSGGPAGSKGD, from the coding sequence TTGACGACGATCAGCAAGGCACCGAGCGCGCCGGTCTCCGCGTCGCGGACGAGCAAGGGGCGCATCATCGCCTCGTGGCTGTCGTCCACCGACCACAAGACGATCGGCTACCTCTACCTGATCACGTCGTTCTTCATGTTCCTGATCGGCGGCGTGATGGCGCTGCTGATGCGCGCCGAGCTGTACACGCCGGGGCTCCAGGTCGTGAGCAACGAGCAGTTCAACCAGCTGTTCACGATGCACGGCACGATCATGCTGCTGATGTTCGCGACGCCGCTGTTCGCCGGTTTCGCCAACGTCATCATGCCGCTGCAGATCGGCGCGCCGGACGTCGCGTTCCCGCGCATGAACATGTTGGCGTACTGGCTGTTCCTGTTCGGCAGCCTGATCGTGCTCGCCGGGTTCCTGACCCCGAACGGCGCCGCCAGCTTCGGCTGGTTCGCCTACGCCCCGCTGTCGAACGCGGTCCGCTCGCCGGGCATCGGCGGTGACATGTGGGTGCTCGGACTGGCGATGTCGGGCTTCGGCACCATCATGGGCGGCGTCAACTTCATCACCACGATCCTGTGCATGCGGGCGCCGGGCATGACGATGTTCCGGATGCCGATCTTCACCTGGAACGTCCTGCTGACCTCCATCCTGGTCCTGCTGGCGTTCCCGGTGCTGGCCGCCGCCCTGCTGGCCCTGGAGGCCGACCGGAAGTTCGGCGCGCACGTCTTCGACGCCGCGCACGGAGGCGCGCTGCTATGGCAGCACCTCTTCTGGTTCTTCGGGCATCCGGAGGTCTATATCATCGCCTTGCCCTTCTTCGGCATCGTGACGGAGATCCTCCCGGTGTTCAGCCGCAAGCCGGTCTTCGGCTACGTCGGCCTGGTGTTCGCCACCATCAGCATCGCGGGCCTGTCCGTCACGGTCTGGGCGCACCACATGTACGTCACCGGCCAGGTCCTCCTGCCGTTCTTCTCGTTCATGACGTTCCTCATCGCCGTACCGACGGGCGTGAAGTTCTTCAATTGGATCGGGACTATATGGAGAGGCCAGCTGACATTCGAGTCACCGATGCTCTGGTCTCTCGGATTCCTCGTCACGTTCCTGTTCGGCGGCCTGACCGGCGTCATCCTCGCGTCGCCGCCGATGGACTTCCAGCTGTCCGACTCCTACTTCGTGGTGGCGCACTTCCACTACGTCGTCTTCGGCACCGTGGTGTTCGCGATGTTCGCGGGCTTCTACTTCTGGTGGCCGAAGTGGACCGGCAAGATGCTGAACGACACCCTCGGCAAGGTGCACTTCTGGCTGCTGTTCATCGGCTTCCACGGCACCTTCCTGGTGCAGCACTGGCTCGGCGCCGCGGGCATGCCCCGCCGGTACGCCGACTACGCGGCCGAGTTCGAGGGCCTGAACGTGGTCTCCACGATCTTCTCGTTCATCCTCGGCGCCTCGATGATCCCGTTCTTCTACAACGTCTACAACACGTGGAAGAAGGGCAAGCGCGTCGAGGTCGACGACCCGTGGGGCTACGGCGCGTCCCTGGAGTGGGCGACGACCTGCCCGCCGCCGCGGCACAACTTCAACTCGATCCCGAAGATCCGCTCCGAGCGGCCGGCGTTCGACCTGCACCACCCGCATGTGGGGGCGAAGGGCGAACTGGCCGGCACCTCGGGCGGCCCGGCCGGGTCGAAGGGGGACTGA
- a CDS encoding cytochrome c oxidase subunit 4 yields the protein MRVQAFMFYGCAVFFLITDIVYWYWSKDWTGTTALALSIGLAGLIGFYIHFTVRRLERANAGPLYEDDPEGEIADAAGELGFFSPHSWWPLYVGLSAAAITLGLVFGWWLVIIGTVAIMMSVIGMVFEYYRGHFAH from the coding sequence ATGCGCGTTCAGGCGTTCATGTTCTACGGCTGCGCCGTCTTCTTCCTCATCACCGACATCGTGTACTGGTACTGGTCGAAGGACTGGACGGGGACGACCGCGCTCGCGCTGTCGATCGGCCTCGCCGGGCTCATCGGCTTCTACATCCACTTCACGGTGCGGCGCCTCGAGCGGGCCAACGCCGGCCCGCTGTACGAGGACGACCCTGAGGGCGAGATCGCCGACGCCGCCGGTGAGCTGGGCTTCTTCAGCCCGCACAGCTGGTGGCCGCTGTACGTCGGGCTGTCCGCCGCGGCGATCACGCTGGGCCTGGTCTTCGGCTGGTGGCTCGTGATCATCGGCACGGTCGCCATCATGATGTCGGTGATCGGCATGGTCTTCGAGTACTACCGGGGTCATTTCGCCCACTGA
- a CDS encoding Ig-like domain-containing protein — translation MSPRQGGTIAPDAPIAVRAQRGTIAGVTVSSGGKTIAGSLNEDGTAWRSRWALMPGTSYTVSATALGEDGRSRTVRSRFATAAAEKTNPMTLEGPFDGETVGVGMPIVMSFEEPVKDRAAVERALVVRSSKPAEGAWHWIDDEKVAFRTKEYWPAQTKVSFQAHLAGVSTSKGVYGGKNYKASFTVGDSQISTADEDSHKMVVKVNGKKVRTLPTSMGDGTERRFTTTNGVHLAMQKDDPVTMTSSWMGISPGSAGGYSLVVDDAVRISDSGEYVHSAPWSVGSQGSSNVSHGCINVSPSNAEWFYEKTMRGDPIIVTGTDRELEPYNGWSYWQMDWKKWVQGSALKRPVKTGPNADPATLSAQADDKAGEEKPAGG, via the coding sequence GTGTCACCACGCCAGGGCGGGACGATCGCGCCCGACGCTCCGATCGCCGTGCGGGCACAGCGCGGCACCATCGCGGGCGTGACGGTGTCGAGCGGCGGCAAGACCATCGCGGGAAGCCTGAACGAGGACGGGACGGCGTGGCGGTCCCGCTGGGCGCTCATGCCCGGGACGTCCTACACCGTCAGCGCCACGGCGCTCGGGGAGGACGGGCGCAGCCGGACGGTGCGGAGCCGGTTCGCGACCGCCGCGGCGGAGAAGACGAACCCGATGACGCTCGAGGGGCCGTTCGACGGGGAGACCGTCGGCGTCGGCATGCCGATCGTCATGAGCTTCGAGGAGCCGGTCAAGGACCGGGCCGCGGTCGAGCGGGCGCTCGTCGTGCGCTCGAGCAAGCCGGCCGAAGGCGCGTGGCACTGGATCGACGACGAGAAGGTGGCCTTCCGCACGAAGGAGTACTGGCCCGCGCAGACCAAGGTGTCGTTCCAGGCGCACCTGGCCGGGGTGAGCACCAGCAAGGGCGTGTACGGCGGAAAGAACTACAAGGCCTCCTTCACCGTCGGGGACTCCCAGATCAGCACGGCTGACGAGGACTCCCACAAGATGGTGGTGAAGGTCAACGGCAAGAAGGTGCGCACCCTCCCGACCAGCATGGGCGACGGGACGGAGCGCAGGTTCACGACCACCAACGGCGTCCACCTGGCGATGCAGAAGGACGACCCCGTCACGATGACGTCCTCGTGGATGGGGATCTCGCCCGGAAGCGCGGGGGGTTACAGCCTCGTCGTGGACGACGCCGTGCGGATCTCCGACAGCGGCGAGTACGTCCACAGCGCGCCCTGGTCCGTCGGCAGCCAGGGAAGCTCGAACGTCAGCCACGGCTGCATCAACGTCAGCCCGTCCAACGCCGAGTGGTTCTACGAGAAGACGATGCGCGGCGACCCGATCATCGTGACGGGCACCGACCGGGAGCTGGAGCCCTACAACGGGTGGAGCTACTGGCAGATGGATTGGAAGAAGTGGGTGCAGGGCAGCGCGCTGAAGCGGCCCGTGAAGACCGGGCCGAACGCCGACCCCGCCACCCTGTCCGCGCAGGCGGACGACAAGGCCGGTGAGGAGAAGCCGGCCGGCGGCTGA